A part of Cystobacter fuscus DSM 2262 genomic DNA contains:
- a CDS encoding tetratricopeptide repeat protein — MSLRAEVRSLREAQSHLEKRLERMEMLASVKQARSSRADTPAAEPAPAPEAPATATSAFVTPELAVVKLKPRAEPAPALPVRVDVVEPSEDDVEMFVSASPDEGATGDEALSPKTSDSGLDAAFEQAVAALRTGNVEGGVSTLLGFAEKNPRHARADNALYFSGLGQMGLKDFSSAAGTFERLITRYPAGDAVLDGMLRLAECRLRLEQKDDARALYTRILTQFPGTAAATQAEQRLASLSH, encoded by the coding sequence GTGTCGTTGAGGGCCGAGGTGCGCTCGCTGCGCGAGGCCCAGTCGCACCTGGAAAAGCGCCTCGAGCGGATGGAGATGCTCGCGAGCGTGAAGCAGGCCCGGTCCTCGCGAGCCGACACGCCCGCCGCCGAGCCCGCCCCGGCCCCCGAGGCTCCGGCCACGGCCACGTCCGCCTTCGTCACGCCCGAGCTGGCGGTGGTGAAGCTCAAGCCCCGTGCCGAGCCCGCGCCCGCGCTGCCCGTGCGCGTGGACGTCGTCGAGCCCTCGGAAGACGACGTGGAGATGTTCGTGAGCGCCTCGCCCGACGAGGGCGCCACCGGTGACGAGGCCTTGTCGCCGAAGACGTCGGACTCCGGACTGGACGCCGCCTTCGAGCAGGCCGTGGCGGCGCTGCGCACCGGCAACGTGGAGGGCGGGGTGAGCACCCTGCTGGGCTTCGCCGAGAAGAACCCCCGTCACGCCCGCGCCGACAACGCGCTCTACTTCAGCGGGCTCGGGCAGATGGGGCTCAAGGACTTCTCCTCCGCGGCCGGCACGTTCGAGCGGCTCATCACCCGCTATCCCGCCGGCGACGCCGTGCTGGACGGCATGCTCCGGCTGGCCGAGTGCCGGCTGCGGCTCGAGCAGAAGGACGATGCCCGGGCCCTCTACACCCGTATCCTCACCCAGTTTCCGGGCACGGCCGCCGCTACCCAGGCGGAACAGCGGCTCGCGTCCCTCTCGCACTAA
- a CDS encoding GGDEF domain-containing protein — translation MPSGFNTIGRKLLRSVALPGLFTALVVVALFWRQAHVATRDATHDEALVLAEFVDATFRLTTPAGKPPHSPVAELLASDTRLLGATTELNVLSPEGRILWSIRPREVGLRHPAAALLTAPGPQWARSDEHQTEVLRPLGDKACEGCHAGASERPVGLLHLRAAEPVVHRELTDALMGALVAVFVLGTLLIVATGTSLHFFLVRPLRRLMAAMRRAEEGDVLVRAEAGDSDELARLGSAFNAMLARLTSMKAEEIDTHRDLEETKHKLSLNEELEERVAELGLLFDVAHSLNSTLELPEMLARITQLVPERLHIQDFSIMLVNAEGLLEIKSTFPADPALEGMTFRFGEGICGRAAATQRGVYVPDVAEPSSQYARRDERPEQERGALLSVPLVHTKSVLGVLNFQRPEVASFSPQELELLTTVADQVAAAVKNALLHTEAVRLTLTDPLTGVPNRRHLFSRLELEVARAQRFGTSVSILMVDIDHFKKLNDAAGHRAGDEALRKVCDVLRARVRKVDTLARYGGEEFMLVLSNVSKKDAHEVAEKLRRAVAEAPQLAAPTQPGGHITVSIGVATLPTDAAAQDHLVDCADSALYASKRGGRNRVTSYEPGMEVHPDRERGLSRPHDPSAAPMAKA, via the coding sequence ATGCCATCGGGTTTCAACACCATCGGCAGGAAGCTCCTGCGGAGCGTCGCCCTGCCGGGGCTGTTCACGGCCCTGGTGGTCGTGGCGCTGTTCTGGCGGCAGGCCCACGTGGCGACGCGGGACGCCACCCATGACGAAGCGTTGGTGCTCGCGGAGTTCGTGGACGCCACCTTCCGGTTGACCACGCCCGCGGGCAAGCCCCCGCACTCGCCCGTCGCCGAGCTCCTGGCGAGCGACACCCGGCTGCTGGGCGCCACCACGGAGCTCAACGTGCTGTCGCCCGAGGGGCGCATCCTCTGGTCGATCCGGCCGCGAGAGGTGGGCCTGCGCCACCCGGCGGCGGCGCTGCTGACGGCGCCCGGGCCCCAGTGGGCGCGCTCGGACGAGCACCAGACGGAAGTGCTCCGTCCACTCGGGGACAAGGCGTGCGAGGGGTGTCACGCGGGCGCGAGCGAGCGGCCCGTGGGTCTGCTGCACCTGCGCGCGGCGGAGCCCGTGGTGCACCGCGAGCTGACCGACGCCTTGATGGGCGCGCTGGTGGCGGTGTTCGTGCTGGGCACCCTGCTCATCGTCGCCACCGGCACGTCGCTGCACTTCTTCCTCGTGCGCCCCCTGCGCCGGCTGATGGCCGCCATGCGACGCGCCGAGGAGGGGGATGTGCTGGTGCGCGCCGAGGCGGGGGACTCGGACGAGCTGGCGCGGCTCGGCTCGGCCTTCAACGCCATGCTGGCGCGCCTCACCTCCATGAAGGCCGAGGAGATCGACACCCACCGGGATCTCGAGGAGACGAAGCACAAGCTCTCCCTCAACGAGGAGCTGGAGGAGCGCGTCGCGGAGCTGGGCCTGCTCTTCGACGTGGCGCACTCGCTCAACTCCACGCTCGAGCTGCCGGAGATGCTCGCGCGCATCACCCAGCTCGTCCCCGAGCGGCTCCACATCCAGGACTTCTCCATCATGCTCGTCAACGCGGAGGGGCTCCTGGAGATCAAGAGCACCTTCCCGGCGGACCCGGCACTCGAGGGGATGACGTTCCGCTTCGGCGAGGGCATCTGCGGGCGCGCGGCGGCGACCCAGCGCGGCGTGTACGTGCCGGACGTGGCGGAGCCCTCGAGCCAGTACGCCCGGCGCGACGAGCGGCCAGAGCAGGAGCGTGGGGCGCTCTTGAGCGTGCCCCTGGTGCACACGAAGTCGGTGCTGGGCGTGCTCAACTTCCAGCGCCCGGAGGTGGCCAGCTTCTCTCCCCAGGAGCTGGAGTTGCTCACCACGGTGGCCGACCAGGTCGCCGCGGCGGTGAAGAACGCCCTCTTGCACACCGAGGCGGTGCGGCTCACCCTGACGGATCCCCTCACCGGCGTGCCCAACCGCCGCCACCTCTTCTCCCGGCTGGAGCTGGAGGTGGCGCGCGCCCAGCGCTTCGGCACCAGCGTGTCCATCCTCATGGTGGACATCGATCACTTCAAGAAGCTCAACGACGCCGCGGGCCACCGCGCGGGCGACGAGGCGCTGCGCAAGGTGTGCGACGTGCTGCGCGCGCGCGTGCGCAAGGTGGACACGCTCGCGCGCTACGGCGGCGAGGAGTTCATGCTCGTGCTGTCCAACGTGTCCAAGAAGGACGCGCACGAGGTGGCCGAGAAGCTGCGGCGCGCCGTGGCGGAGGCCCCCCAGCTCGCCGCGCCCACCCAGCCGGGCGGCCACATCACCGTGTCCATTGGCGTGGCCACCCTGCCCACCGACGCGGCCGCCCAGGATCACCTGGTGGATTGCGCCGACTCCGCCCTCTACGCGAGCAAGCGCGGCGGCCGCAACCGCGTCACCAGCTACGAGCCCGGCATGGAGGTCCACCCGGATCGGGAGCGGGGCTTGAGCCGCCCCCATGATCCGTCCGCGGCCCCCATGGCCAAGGCCTGA
- a CDS encoding LysM peptidoglycan-binding domain-containing protein, which produces MRSRILSSLLLAAVLAPPVWAQSDESEPETGDETEGSDVVDEPPAARPGRVTLPPGQGGRESAPGEVHTVQTGDTLWDLSQRYLGSPWYWPKVWSYNPEIANPHWIYPGNNVRFFAAGEEVPSRVEAGVGPVGPGDSGDDVVLSETTGGDVEVSGKISYTPKSGRSVMTQAFVTARELDEAGRIEGSSSGAEMLSFPDTTYVRFKRKTDAKLGDRYVVFHTAEQIFHPVTKKPVGYLTEFVGMLRVTALGKDYVKAQVMETWDPVVRGDLVGPYGERMADAVVPRRNEKEVKGIILTALVPYLSLNAEHHILVIDRGSADGVQPGNTFTVTRQGDPARQEVLKLELSFGKKTPQSTLPTEDVALCMVTEVKERTSNCLIVRSIQEVGPGDPVVMRVDAAPTAQR; this is translated from the coding sequence ATGCGCTCGCGGATCCTCTCCTCGCTCCTTCTCGCCGCCGTCCTCGCGCCGCCTGTCTGGGCGCAGTCGGACGAATCGGAGCCCGAGACCGGTGACGAGACCGAAGGCAGTGACGTGGTGGACGAGCCCCCCGCCGCGCGGCCGGGTCGCGTCACGCTTCCCCCGGGGCAGGGCGGCCGCGAGTCCGCGCCCGGCGAGGTCCACACCGTGCAGACCGGTGACACGCTGTGGGACCTGTCCCAGCGCTACCTGGGCAGCCCCTGGTACTGGCCCAAGGTCTGGTCCTACAACCCGGAGATCGCCAACCCGCACTGGATCTACCCCGGCAACAACGTGCGCTTCTTCGCCGCGGGCGAGGAAGTGCCCTCGCGCGTGGAGGCGGGCGTGGGCCCCGTGGGCCCCGGGGATTCCGGTGATGACGTCGTGCTCTCGGAGACGACGGGCGGCGACGTGGAGGTGAGCGGGAAGATCTCCTACACGCCCAAGTCCGGGCGCTCGGTGATGACGCAGGCCTTCGTCACCGCGCGCGAGCTGGACGAGGCGGGCCGCATCGAGGGCTCCAGCAGCGGCGCGGAGATGCTCTCCTTCCCGGACACCACCTACGTGCGCTTCAAGCGCAAGACGGACGCGAAGCTCGGCGACCGGTACGTGGTGTTCCACACCGCGGAGCAGATCTTCCACCCGGTGACGAAGAAGCCGGTGGGCTACCTCACCGAGTTCGTGGGCATGCTGCGCGTGACGGCGCTGGGCAAGGACTACGTCAAGGCGCAGGTCATGGAGACGTGGGATCCCGTGGTGCGCGGCGATCTGGTGGGCCCCTACGGCGAGCGCATGGCCGACGCCGTGGTTCCCCGCCGCAACGAGAAGGAGGTCAAGGGCATCATCCTCACCGCGCTCGTGCCCTACCTGAGCCTCAACGCGGAGCATCACATCCTGGTGATCGATCGGGGCAGCGCCGATGGCGTCCAGCCGGGCAACACCTTCACCGTCACCCGCCAGGGAGATCCCGCCCGGCAGGAAGTGCTCAAGCTGGAGCTGTCCTTCGGCAAGAAGACCCCACAGTCGACGCTGCCCACGGAGGACGTCGCCCTGTGCATGGTGACCGAGGTCAAGGAGCGCACCTCCAACTGCCTCATCGTCCGCTCCATCCAGGAAGTGGGCCCGGGCGACCCGGTGGTGATGCGCGTGGACGCGGCCCCCACGGCCCAGCGCTGA
- a CDS encoding glycoside hydrolase family 57 protein yields the protein MSIGSLALVLHAHLPFVRHPEYENFLEEDWLYEAISETYLPLLLTFDRLAEEDVPFRLTLTLTPTLVTMLRDELLMSRYARRLDQLCELGAREVHRTRNDPVFGRLARFHRDHFESLRQAFHDRYKRDLVSAFRRLQDAGHLEIITCNATHGFLPLMQQTPEAVRAQISVAASHYRLTFGRDAPGIWLAECGYFPGVEKFLAAERIRYFFVDTHGLTDATPRPLNGPFAPIYTEVGVAAYARDPESSQQVWSAERGYPGDPHYREFYRDIGWDLELDYVRPYIQPTGDRKNTGFKYYRITGKGQDKQPYDPDLARERAHVHAGNFLFNREKQFEWLSGKVRGRKPVVVAPYDAELFGHWWFEGPWFLEALLRKVAQEQKTFSLVTPSDDLAAHPENQVATPPLCSWGAGGYATMWLDGSNDWIYRHLHHCARQMIALAKDFPDDSPTLQRRALNQAARELLLAQSSDWAFIMKTGTMVDYAVRRTQEHVLRFLRLHEQLRGGRIDEEQLTRFEATSTVFPEIDYRVYRPE from the coding sequence ATGAGCATCGGTTCCCTTGCCCTCGTGCTGCATGCGCACCTGCCGTTCGTGCGCCATCCCGAGTACGAGAACTTCCTGGAGGAGGACTGGCTCTACGAGGCCATCTCCGAGACGTATCTCCCGCTGCTGCTCACCTTCGATCGGCTGGCGGAGGAGGACGTTCCCTTCCGGTTGACGCTCACGCTCACGCCCACGCTCGTCACCATGTTGCGTGACGAGCTGCTCATGAGCCGTTATGCCCGGCGCCTGGATCAGCTCTGCGAGCTGGGCGCGCGCGAGGTGCATCGCACCCGGAACGATCCCGTCTTCGGCCGGCTCGCCCGCTTCCACCGCGACCACTTCGAGTCCCTGCGCCAGGCCTTCCATGATCGCTACAAGCGCGATCTGGTGAGCGCCTTCCGCCGGCTCCAGGACGCGGGGCACCTGGAGATCATCACCTGCAACGCCACGCACGGCTTCCTGCCGCTGATGCAGCAGACGCCCGAGGCGGTGCGCGCGCAGATCTCCGTGGCCGCCAGCCACTACCGGCTCACCTTCGGGCGGGACGCGCCGGGCATCTGGCTCGCCGAGTGTGGCTACTTCCCCGGGGTGGAGAAGTTCCTCGCGGCCGAGCGCATCCGCTACTTCTTCGTGGACACCCACGGCCTCACGGACGCGACGCCCCGGCCGCTCAATGGCCCCTTCGCGCCCATCTACACCGAGGTGGGCGTGGCCGCGTACGCGCGGGATCCGGAGAGCAGCCAGCAGGTGTGGAGCGCCGAGCGCGGCTATCCCGGCGATCCCCACTACCGGGAGTTCTACCGGGACATCGGCTGGGACCTGGAGCTGGACTACGTCCGGCCCTACATCCAGCCCACGGGAGACCGCAAGAACACGGGCTTCAAGTACTACCGCATCACCGGCAAGGGGCAGGACAAGCAGCCGTATGATCCGGACCTGGCGCGCGAGCGGGCGCACGTCCACGCGGGCAACTTCCTCTTCAACCGCGAGAAGCAGTTCGAGTGGCTCTCGGGCAAGGTGCGCGGACGCAAGCCGGTGGTGGTGGCGCCCTACGACGCGGAGCTCTTCGGCCACTGGTGGTTCGAGGGGCCCTGGTTCCTCGAGGCGCTGCTGCGCAAGGTGGCGCAGGAGCAGAAGACGTTCTCGCTGGTGACGCCCTCGGACGATCTCGCCGCGCATCCGGAGAACCAGGTGGCCACGCCGCCCCTGTGCTCCTGGGGAGCGGGGGGCTATGCGACCATGTGGCTGGATGGCTCCAACGATTGGATCTACCGCCACCTCCACCACTGCGCCCGGCAGATGATCGCCCTGGCGAAGGACTTCCCGGACGACTCGCCCACGCTGCAGCGCAGGGCCCTCAACCAGGCCGCGCGCGAGTTGCTGCTCGCGCAGTCCTCGGACTGGGCCTTCATCATGAAGACGGGGACCATGGTGGACTACGCGGTGCGCCGTACCCAGGAGCACGTGCTGCGCTTCCTGCGCCTGCACGAGCAGTTGCGCGGGGGCCGCATCGACGAGGAGCAACTCACCCGCTTCGAGGCGACGAGCACCGTGTTTCCCGAAATCGATTACCGCGTCTACCGTCCAGAGTGA
- a CDS encoding Do family serine endopeptidase yields MTKRTNFPRSAIAGAALVALPLLAHSQTSPQPPQNVLQPATKEAQALPSLAPLVESVKGAVVNVDVQATSTRGERPTSPFDRFFGGEDPRGSRREPIRQGTGSGFIIDPKGLVLTNNHVVEGAVAIRVRLDDGRSFDAEIVGRDPLTDVALIRVKAKTDNLPTVKLGDSDAMRVGDWVVAIGNPFGLASSVSSGILSARARNIHSGPYDDFLQTDAAINPGNSGGPLFNLKGEVVGINTAIVGGGTGIGFAVPSNQVKALLPQLEKEGAVTRAWLGIGIQDLDEDLARALQLPVKEGAVVNQVNDNSPAGRAGVKMDDVIVSIDGQKVGSGSSLTRSVALKKPGSTSALDVFREGKRQTIKVQLGTRPDLENLGVRPRQGQEDEEQSSKARVGLSLSNLDPRIAERAGLDSAKGAMVTEVQPGSPAERAQLEPGMVVVEVNRKPVANAQELAGIIRKAPAGSTLLLRVALPGGRALRALTLP; encoded by the coding sequence ATGACCAAACGAACGAATTTTCCGCGGAGTGCCATCGCGGGTGCCGCCCTCGTCGCACTGCCCTTGCTGGCGCACTCCCAGACGTCTCCGCAGCCTCCCCAGAACGTGCTCCAGCCCGCCACGAAGGAGGCGCAGGCCCTGCCCTCGCTCGCTCCGTTGGTCGAGTCCGTCAAGGGCGCCGTCGTCAACGTGGACGTCCAGGCCACCTCCACCCGGGGTGAGCGGCCGACGTCTCCCTTCGATCGTTTCTTCGGAGGCGAGGATCCGCGGGGCTCCCGCCGCGAGCCCATCCGCCAGGGCACGGGCTCGGGCTTCATCATCGACCCCAAGGGTCTGGTGCTGACCAACAACCACGTCGTGGAAGGCGCGGTGGCCATCCGCGTCCGGCTGGATGACGGGCGCAGCTTCGACGCGGAGATCGTCGGCAGGGATCCCCTCACCGACGTGGCGCTCATCCGGGTCAAGGCCAAGACGGACAACCTGCCCACGGTGAAGCTCGGTGACTCGGACGCGATGCGCGTGGGCGACTGGGTGGTGGCCATCGGCAACCCGTTCGGGCTGGCCTCGAGCGTGAGCAGCGGCATCCTCTCCGCGCGCGCGCGCAACATCCACTCCGGTCCCTATGACGACTTCCTGCAGACGGACGCCGCCATCAATCCGGGCAACTCGGGCGGTCCGCTCTTCAACCTCAAGGGCGAGGTGGTGGGCATCAACACCGCCATCGTCGGCGGCGGCACGGGCATTGGCTTCGCGGTGCCGAGCAACCAGGTGAAGGCGCTGCTGCCCCAGCTCGAGAAGGAGGGCGCGGTGACGCGCGCCTGGCTGGGCATCGGCATCCAGGACCTGGACGAGGATCTCGCCCGGGCCCTGCAACTGCCCGTCAAGGAAGGCGCCGTCGTCAACCAGGTGAACGACAACTCCCCGGCGGGACGCGCGGGCGTGAAGATGGATGACGTCATCGTCTCCATCGACGGGCAGAAGGTGGGCTCGGGCAGCTCGCTCACCCGCTCGGTGGCGCTCAAGAAGCCGGGCAGCACCTCCGCGCTGGATGTCTTCCGCGAGGGCAAGCGCCAGACGATCAAGGTGCAACTGGGCACGCGTCCGGACCTGGAGAACCTCGGGGTGCGTCCGCGCCAGGGCCAGGAGGACGAGGAGCAGTCCTCCAAGGCTCGCGTGGGCCTGTCCTTGAGCAACCTGGATCCGCGCATCGCCGAGCGGGCCGGGTTGGACTCGGCCAAGGGCGCGATGGTGACGGAGGTGCAGCCGGGCTCGCCCGCCGAGCGCGCCCAGTTGGAGCCGGGCATGGTGGTGGTGGAGGTCAACCGCAAGCCGGTGGCCAACGCTCAGGAGCTGGCGGGCATCATCCGCAAGGCGCCCGCGGGCAGCACGCTGCTGCTCCGCGTGGCGTTGCCGGGCGGGCGCGCGCTGCGTGCCCTGACCCTGCCCTGA
- the pgeF gene encoding peptidoglycan editing factor PgeF, which produces MSRSFIQSSLLPVPHGFSTREGGVSEEPFASLNLGFAVGDERERVVENHRRLAERLGVPLATLHTVKQVHGDRVVEAGAGEGSEEPRPPEGEADGLWTDRPGHWVGVGTADCVPVLLVDPEGQRVAAVHSGWRGTEARIVARAVEALAARGSRPERLLAAVGPCIQRCCYVVSEELGERFTARFGPQVVVREGAQVRLDLSLAVRETLLGVGLLAQRVDVLTPCNACDARQFFSHRRDAGRTGRHLNFVVHRFPAASGPIS; this is translated from the coding sequence ATGAGCCGTTCCTTCATTCAATCGTCCCTGCTCCCGGTTCCCCATGGCTTCTCCACCCGGGAGGGGGGAGTGTCCGAGGAGCCCTTCGCCTCGCTCAACCTGGGCTTCGCCGTGGGCGACGAGCGTGAGCGCGTGGTGGAGAACCACCGGCGCCTGGCCGAGCGACTGGGCGTCCCGCTCGCCACGCTGCACACGGTGAAGCAGGTGCACGGAGATCGCGTGGTGGAGGCGGGGGCGGGGGAGGGGAGCGAGGAGCCGCGGCCTCCCGAGGGCGAGGCGGATGGCCTCTGGACGGATCGGCCGGGGCATTGGGTGGGCGTGGGGACGGCGGACTGCGTGCCGGTGTTGCTGGTGGACCCCGAGGGCCAGCGCGTGGCGGCGGTGCACTCGGGCTGGAGGGGGACGGAGGCGCGCATCGTGGCGCGCGCGGTGGAGGCCCTGGCCGCGCGCGGCTCACGTCCGGAGCGGCTGCTCGCGGCGGTGGGCCCGTGCATCCAGCGCTGCTGCTACGTCGTCTCCGAGGAACTGGGCGAGCGCTTCACCGCTCGCTTCGGTCCCCAGGTCGTGGTGCGCGAGGGCGCCCAGGTGCGCCTGGATTTGTCACTCGCCGTGCGTGAGACGCTGCTGGGGGTGGGGTTGCTCGCGCAGCGGGTGGATGTGCTCACCCCCTGCAACGCGTGTGACGCGCGCCAGTTCTTCTCCCACCGGCGGGACGCGGGGCGCACGGGGCGTCACCTGAACTTCGTGGTGCACCGGTTTCCGGCCGCGTCCGGGCCGATTTCTTGA